The Polyodon spathula isolate WHYD16114869_AA chromosome 10, ASM1765450v1, whole genome shotgun sequence genome contains the following window.
CGAACATTTCTATTGTATTCTTTTGTCTGGATTTtcgttgtatttaaataaataacaccttTCCTATGTTGGGTAAAGTTTAAACCATCTGCACTTTTTCCTCATTATTCTTTAATTTGTTTGAAAGGGACTCGAGCAGGGATCACATATATGGGAGATATTTTAATTCGGAGCTCCCCTTACTTCTGGTATGATTAAGGAGTGGCCTAGTTAAAACAACAGTCGGGGTTATAAGGGTTCAGCAGAGCTTGACATGTGCATCGATCGCTAGACCTGTTTACGACTTCGGGGAAAGATAGACTCACAGAAAAGGGAAGATAATAACCTCGTTTTACACTTTATTTAAaccattataaaatacattttaaataaaacactgacaagGACTTTTGTCTAATTTCATAACCATCATTCTCTATTTACAACGCGCGTTTCTACAGTACAGTCTTTCAACTGAAGGAGGAAGACGACACATTGAGCGCTGGGAACTCGTTATTGATAGCATGCTTGTTACTTAGGATTTGAGACAGATCCTTATGAAGCTGATCTCAACCAGAGGGCAGACCCATATACCTACAAGGAGCCCTGTCTAATCTTATTGGAAAGGATTACCTTTGACCTGCATTGATACTTGAAAGTGATCTTTGTGGAATAGCAATCTAGGAACACAGTGATAAATtgaatacaatactgtatttccaatgatataaagaatacatttttaatgaactGTAACAAGCTGACTAACATAAAGACCCGTCCTTCTGTTCCTTACATGGTGACAAATGTCCAGCTGCCTCTGTCCAATGATGCTGTACCTCATGTGCAGCGGGTCAAAAATGTCTTGCTCTCTTTCACTGATTTAGTttgaataaatgtatgtatttttaaatgacactgCTTTAATTTAGTTTGAATGTATGTACTGTTAAATGACACTGCTTTAATCTGTTCatgttgtatactgtatatgttgtcTGTCACTTTGTAACTGGTCTGTATCACTTAGAATCATCTTATCCATTCATCTGTATGCTTTTGTTGGGTTCTGAACTAATTATTCATACATCTGCATACCTACACATAGAGAAATCCATGTTTTAACTAACAGGATGCCACCCCAGTGTCCTGTGACTGTTTGTGTGAGGAGGCATCTGTTTTACTGTGTTGGTAACTCTGctccatgtatttttttctattaatttaaAGAAACCAACCCAGCTTATTTTGtacaactctttttaaaaagtagtaaTGGGGAAGAAATAATGACTAGAGATcaggttaattatttattaatgttatttgatTTGGTACTATTGGTAATGATTATTTGTATATTTCAAGATAACTAAATCAGTCACAATCATCATAATCCTATTGATGAAACTCTAATAATGTCGTCCTATTTTTCAATACAAGGCTAGCTATTGCTAACATTGAATTTGATACCTTGAATACAGCAATGGACAGATCACTTACCCAGTCTTAGTGCACCACAGCACTTTATTCATCTGTCCCATTACTTGTCGGATGAACAGTACGTTTCTTATTGTGATAtactttttattatgtatttgaaCTATTGAGCGTGCTAACGCCGGTGCATTGTTATATTATCATTGTGTCactattattttagtttatattaCATAGAAACTTGTTATGAATCCCAAATCAGTAGAATCCCTGTGCTATAAGCACTGcgtgttatttgttattatttactcaTAATATAAACGCCTGGGTTTGAAGACCCCAATTAATACTAATTATAGTTAAAAGTAACCAGGATTAGAGCTAATCGGGGCCTTTGAAACCAGCCGATGCTGTTTTATCTTTTAtactttgttttctgtgtatttcaAAAAGGTATTTAATGGAGAGAGCAATATATATTTCCATAAGTATCCTATTACCGTCACTATGAATTCAACtgtacacaacaaacaaaaaatggtgtGTAAAGTTGGCCACATATATTCTCTACAATTAATATTGGCTATTTAAAAGAACGTGTTCATAATTAAAAGTTCATTAGGTATGGGTACATCACAAAGACAATCTTATTGTTGagatgttttattcaattttaaataGCCCACATGTTATAATAAGATACTTTTAAATGCGTCctttaaagtttattttgctTGCAAAAAGCGAAATGCAAAAGCATTAGCAGACCTtagatacattttaaagtattctTCCTATTACAAAACCACACTCACTGTAACGCTGTGTCCGTACGGAGCAACCTTTCTTTTCCAAGTGAAGACCTTCTTTAGTTCCTTCCTGAAACTGTCATGCAGCCATGCATATATGAACGGGTTGTAGCACACCGAGCTCATGGCAAACCAATGACAGGACAGCTGGATCAAGTTAAAGTAATACTTGCTTATTATGCGAATGTTAATGTCCCTAACGATGTTGAATATGTGCAAGGGCAGCCAGCAGATACCGAACACGATGACAACTATCACGAGGAGACTAAACGTCCTTTTCTTTCTGGCCTTGTCCCATTCTGCCTGCGTTTGCGTTACACTCCCCGGGACGACTCTGTTCTTCAGCTTGACAGAAATTCGGACGTAAGATATTAGTATGACTAGCAGAGGCAAAAAATAGGTTAGGAGCAGCAAGCAAAAGGCATACGCCTGTCGTTGGTTCTCTTTTTTCTCCCAGAACTCTTCACAAATCGCGATCCCTTGATCTTTCAGTTCTAAATAGTATGTATTTGCCATGGCTGGGACCGCCAAGCAGCAGGCGACGATCCAAATTAATAGCATCAGATAGGCACTTAACTTCAGGGAGATTCTACGGCGCAGCGGGTGCACGATCACAATGTAGCGGTCTACTGCAATGGCTGTTAGGGTGAA
Protein-coding sequences here:
- the LOC121322358 gene encoding prolactin-releasing peptide receptor-like encodes the protein MNNDSRDMGSGQEPTSNQTARAPRPTMNETSSAFQGLRLIQQLKALLIPLYAAIVIIGIVGNCLLVFVIVRIKKMHNVTNFLIGNLAASDVLMCMTCIPLTLAYVYEPRGWLFGNVMCYFVLFMQPVSVYVSIFTLTAIAVDRYIVIVHPLRRRISLKLSAYLMLLIWIVACCLAVPAMANTYYLELKDQGIAICEEFWEKKENQRQAYAFCLLLLTYFLPLLVILISYVRISVKLKNRVVPGSVTQTQAEWDKARKKRTFSLLVIVVIVFGICWLPLHIFNIVRDINIRIISKYYFNLIQLSCHWFAMSSVCYNPFIYAWLHDSFRKELKKVFTWKRKVAPYGHSVTVSVVL